One window of the Prionailurus bengalensis isolate Pbe53 chromosome E1, Fcat_Pben_1.1_paternal_pri, whole genome shotgun sequence genome contains the following:
- the RFNG gene encoding beta-1,3-N-acetylglucosaminyltransferase radical fringe isoform X2, translating to MSRARGALCRACLALAAALAALLLLPLPLPLPRAPAPAPTPGPGPRAPPARLATAPRLRPDDVFIAVKTTQKNHGPRLGLLLRTWISRARQQTFIFTDGDDPELQLQGGSHVINTNCSAVHTRQALCCKMAVEYDKFIESGRKYVVAVPLCPLGEPRAEAGPTHPGQGGRGPQLCQPLTRESSPTAPRWFCHVDDDNYVNPEGLLQLLSTFSPSQDVYLGRPSLDHPIEAAERVQGGGTVTTVKFWFATGGAGFCLSRGLALKMSPWASLGSFMSTAERVRLPDDCTVGYIVEGLLGARLLPSSLFHSHLENLQRLPPDAVLQQVTLSYGGPENPRNVVNVAGGFSLQQDPTRFKSVHCLLYPDTDWCPVHKQSDLVSR from the exons ATGAGCCGTGCGCGGGGGGCGCTGTGCCGGGCCTGCCTCGCGCTGGCCGCGGCCCTGGccgcgctgctgctgctgccgctgccgctgccgctgccccGCGCGCCGGCCCCGGCCCCGACCCCGGGCCCCGGCCCGCGCGCGCCCCCCGCCCGACTCGCCACCGCCCCCCGCTTGCGGCCGGACGACGTCTTCATCGCGGTCAAGACCACCCAGAAGAACCACGGGCCACGCCTCGGGCTGCTGCTGCGCACCTGGATCTCCCGGGCCCGCCAGCAG ACATTCATCTTCACCGATGGGGATGACCCTGAGCTACAGCTCCAGGGAG GCAGCCACGTAATCAACACCAACTGCTCAGCCGTGCACACCCGTCAGGCGCTGTGCTGTAAGATGGCCGTGGAGTACGACAAGTTCATCGAGTCCGGACGCAAGTATGTGGTGGCCGTGCCCCTGTGTCCCCTTGGAGAgcccagggctgaggctgggcccACGCACCCGGGCCAGGGGGGCAGAGGCCCCCAACTGTGCCAGCCCCTCACTCGTGAGAgttcccccactgcccccaggtGGTTCTGCCACGTGGATGACGACAACTACGTGAACCCCGAAGGCCTGCTCCAGCTGCTGTCCACTTTCTCGCCCAGCCAGGATGTCTACCTGGGGCGGCCCAGCCTCGACCACCCCATTGAGGCCGCCGAGAGAGTCCAGGGAGGCGGAACT GTGACCACTGTCAAGTTCTGGTTCGCTACCGGTGGGGCCGGGTTCTGCCTGAGCAGAGGACTCGCTCTGAAGATGAGCCCCTGGGCCAG CCTGGGCAGCTTCATGAGCACTGCTGAGCGGGTGCGGCTGCCGGACGACTGCACGGTGGGCTACATCGTGGAGGGGCTGCTGGGTGCTCGCCTGCTGCCTAGCTCACTCTTCCACTCCCACCTGGAGAACCTACAGAGGCTGCCGCCTGACGCCGTGCTGCAGCAG GTCACCTTGAGCTACGGGGGTCCTGAGAACCCACGTAACGTGGTGAATGTGGCAGGAGGCTTCAGCCTGCAGCAGGATCCCACTCG GTTTAAGTCTGTCCACTGCCTTCTCTACCCGGACACAGACTGGTGTCCCGTGCACAAGCAGAGTGACCTCGTCTCTCGGTGA
- the RFNG gene encoding beta-1,3-N-acetylglucosaminyltransferase radical fringe isoform X1, which translates to MSRARGALCRACLALAAALAALLLLPLPLPLPRAPAPAPTPGPGPRAPPARLATAPRLRPDDVFIAVKTTQKNHGPRLGLLLRTWISRARQQTFIFTDGDDPELQLQGGSHVINTNCSAVHTRQALCCKMAVEYDKFIESGRKWFCHVDDDNYVNPEGLLQLLSTFSPSQDVYLGRPSLDHPIEAAERVQGGGTVTTVKFWFATGGAGFCLSRGLALKMSPWASLGSFMSTAERVRLPDDCTVGYIVEGLLGARLLPSSLFHSHLENLQRLPPDAVLQQRTGPRQQAPAQAVSAVADRAGGRARWLERGCPRTCTSHPPEPDASLVFCVTLSYGGPENPRNVVNVAGGFSLQQDPTRFKSVHCLLYPDTDWCPVHKQSDLVSR; encoded by the exons ATGAGCCGTGCGCGGGGGGCGCTGTGCCGGGCCTGCCTCGCGCTGGCCGCGGCCCTGGccgcgctgctgctgctgccgctgccgctgccgctgccccGCGCGCCGGCCCCGGCCCCGACCCCGGGCCCCGGCCCGCGCGCGCCCCCCGCCCGACTCGCCACCGCCCCCCGCTTGCGGCCGGACGACGTCTTCATCGCGGTCAAGACCACCCAGAAGAACCACGGGCCACGCCTCGGGCTGCTGCTGCGCACCTGGATCTCCCGGGCCCGCCAGCAG ACATTCATCTTCACCGATGGGGATGACCCTGAGCTACAGCTCCAGGGAG GCAGCCACGTAATCAACACCAACTGCTCAGCCGTGCACACCCGTCAGGCGCTGTGCTGTAAGATGGCCGTGGAGTACGACAAGTTCATCGAGTCCGGACGCAA gtGGTTCTGCCACGTGGATGACGACAACTACGTGAACCCCGAAGGCCTGCTCCAGCTGCTGTCCACTTTCTCGCCCAGCCAGGATGTCTACCTGGGGCGGCCCAGCCTCGACCACCCCATTGAGGCCGCCGAGAGAGTCCAGGGAGGCGGAACT GTGACCACTGTCAAGTTCTGGTTCGCTACCGGTGGGGCCGGGTTCTGCCTGAGCAGAGGACTCGCTCTGAAGATGAGCCCCTGGGCCAG CCTGGGCAGCTTCATGAGCACTGCTGAGCGGGTGCGGCTGCCGGACGACTGCACGGTGGGCTACATCGTGGAGGGGCTGCTGGGTGCTCGCCTGCTGCCTAGCTCACTCTTCCACTCCCACCTGGAGAACCTACAGAGGCTGCCGCCTGACGCCGTGCTGCAGCAG CGGACGGGCCCACGGCAGCAGGCGCCAGCCCAGGCGGTGAGTGCCGTCGCAGACCGGGCCGGAGGAAGGGCCAGGTGGCTTGAGCGGGGCTGCCCCCGCACGTGCACCAGCCACCCTCCTGAGCCGGATGCCAGCCTCGTCTTCTGC GTCACCTTGAGCTACGGGGGTCCTGAGAACCCACGTAACGTGGTGAATGTGGCAGGAGGCTTCAGCCTGCAGCAGGATCCCACTCG GTTTAAGTCTGTCCACTGCCTTCTCTACCCGGACACAGACTGGTGTCCCGTGCACAAGCAGAGTGACCTCGTCTCTCGGTGA
- the RFNG gene encoding beta-1,3-N-acetylglucosaminyltransferase radical fringe isoform X3 produces the protein MSRARGALCRACLALAAALAALLLLPLPLPLPRAPAPAPTPGPGPRAPPARLATAPRLRPDDVFIAVKTTQKNHGPRLGLLLRTWISRARQQTFIFTDGDDPELQLQGGSHVINTNCSAVHTRQALCCKMAVEYDKFIESGRKWFCHVDDDNYVNPEGLLQLLSTFSPSQDVYLGRPSLDHPIEAAERVQGGGTVTTVKFWFATGGAGFCLSRGLALKMSPWASLGSFMSTAERVRLPDDCTVGYIVEGLLGARLLPSSLFHSHLENLQRLPPDAVLQQVTLSYGGPENPRNVVNVAGGFSLQQDPTRFKSVHCLLYPDTDWCPVHKQSDLVSR, from the exons ATGAGCCGTGCGCGGGGGGCGCTGTGCCGGGCCTGCCTCGCGCTGGCCGCGGCCCTGGccgcgctgctgctgctgccgctgccgctgccgctgccccGCGCGCCGGCCCCGGCCCCGACCCCGGGCCCCGGCCCGCGCGCGCCCCCCGCCCGACTCGCCACCGCCCCCCGCTTGCGGCCGGACGACGTCTTCATCGCGGTCAAGACCACCCAGAAGAACCACGGGCCACGCCTCGGGCTGCTGCTGCGCACCTGGATCTCCCGGGCCCGCCAGCAG ACATTCATCTTCACCGATGGGGATGACCCTGAGCTACAGCTCCAGGGAG GCAGCCACGTAATCAACACCAACTGCTCAGCCGTGCACACCCGTCAGGCGCTGTGCTGTAAGATGGCCGTGGAGTACGACAAGTTCATCGAGTCCGGACGCAA gtGGTTCTGCCACGTGGATGACGACAACTACGTGAACCCCGAAGGCCTGCTCCAGCTGCTGTCCACTTTCTCGCCCAGCCAGGATGTCTACCTGGGGCGGCCCAGCCTCGACCACCCCATTGAGGCCGCCGAGAGAGTCCAGGGAGGCGGAACT GTGACCACTGTCAAGTTCTGGTTCGCTACCGGTGGGGCCGGGTTCTGCCTGAGCAGAGGACTCGCTCTGAAGATGAGCCCCTGGGCCAG CCTGGGCAGCTTCATGAGCACTGCTGAGCGGGTGCGGCTGCCGGACGACTGCACGGTGGGCTACATCGTGGAGGGGCTGCTGGGTGCTCGCCTGCTGCCTAGCTCACTCTTCCACTCCCACCTGGAGAACCTACAGAGGCTGCCGCCTGACGCCGTGCTGCAGCAG GTCACCTTGAGCTACGGGGGTCCTGAGAACCCACGTAACGTGGTGAATGTGGCAGGAGGCTTCAGCCTGCAGCAGGATCCCACTCG GTTTAAGTCTGTCCACTGCCTTCTCTACCCGGACACAGACTGGTGTCCCGTGCACAAGCAGAGTGACCTCGTCTCTCGGTGA